The region CGCTAGCCTTGACCGCCGCCTCTGCGCCCGCAGTTGCGGCGCCTGCTTTTTTGTAACGCGCATCTGCGGCGTCATACTCGCGTTTTGAAACAAGCCCCTTTTCAAAAAGGTCTTTGTTCCGGCTGAAATTCAATCCGGCCTCCTGAAGTTCGGCCTTTGCCTGCTCAAGGCCTGCAGCCGATGATTTCAGATTTGCCTCAGCCTGCTCCTTTGCCGCGGCGGCATCTTCATTTTCAAGCCTGGCGATCACATCTCCTTTTTTAACCCTGTTCCCTTCCTCAACTGATATTGATATGAGGCGGCCGGTGATTTTGGACGCCACTGCAGCCTTTCGCTGTGCAACCACATAGCCGCTGGCGTTTAACAAGGTAAATGTCTGGGATGGATAGACCTGCGTAACATTGGATACTTCCACCTCAACGGCAGGCGAGATGATGCCTTGTTTATAAAGTATTACTAAAAATATAATGCATGCGGCTGCCGCGGCAAGATAATATTTTTTTCTGCTTTGCGGCCTGCCGATAATAACCCCTGATTTGTCTATCTTTAATTTTGAAAGGTCTTCTTCTGCCATACAATCATGCCCCTGATTTTAACTGATTGTTAACACCAAACCACATACCTTTAAATGATACCATAAGAATTCAAAGTACACACACCAAATTCTCTCAGGCTCTTTATGAGCATGCGCAGGGGCAGTCCCACAACATTTAAAAAATCGCCCTCTATCTTTTTAATAAGGAAAGCGCCCCTGCCCTGAACTGCATAGCCTCCTGCCTTGTCAAGCGGCTCTCCTGATTTTACGTAGGATTTTATCTCGTCCGCAGTGAGTTTCTTAAACCAGACTTTTGTCTTTGCGGACCTTGATATTATTTTTCCGCCGGCAGTGTCAATAATCGTAAACCCAGTGATTACCGTATGCGCCTTTCCGTTCAGTGTCAACAGCATCCTGAGCGCCTCTTCTTTTTTATGCGGCTTGCCGAACAATTTTCCTTTAAAAACAATAAATGTATCTGCCGCAATAATGAGCGCATTTTTATGCCTGACGGCAGCGGATTTGGCTTTCTCCCGCGACAGTAAACGCGCAAGGGTCCGCGGACTCAGACCATGCCTCCTCTTCTCTTCATGACCGTTTGCATCAACTTTAAATTTCAAGCCGATCATTTTAAGCATCTCTTTTCTCCTCGGAGATGTTGATGCGAGTATAATTTTTTTCATATTTAAATGATAATTGTTAATTGATAATTGATAATTTTTACTTGAATCTTTAACCCCTTGAACCCTTTTTTTAGCTATTCTTCTACGCATACTGTCCTGCCGCATATCCTGAGGACCACGCCCATTGAAGGTTGAATCCCCCGAGTTGTCCGGTAACATCAACGACCTCACCGATAAAATATAGTCCCGGCGCCTTTTTTGCCTCCATTGTTCTTGATGAAAGCTCATCCGTATCAACCCCGCCTAAAGTCACCTCTGCTTTTTCATATCCCTCTGTCCCATGCGGGATTATCTGCCAGTTTTGAAGCTTGTATGCAATTTCCCTGAGTTCTTTTTCCGAATATTGATTAACAGGTTTTGACCGGATGAAGAGTTCGCACCATTTTTTTGCAAAGCTCATGGGAAGGTATTCTGAGAGAAGGTTTTCAATCTTCATTCTGCTTTGGCGTTTTGCCGTGAACAGCGCATGCACATCCGTCCCGGGCATCAGGTTAATGGTAATGGGCATCCCTGCTTCCCAGTATAGTGAAATCTGGAGAATTGCCGGACCGCTTAGACCCCTGTGGGTGAAGAGAATATTGCCGTCAAAACTGACTTTCCCGCAGCTGACTATCGTATTCAGGGAAACTCCGCTTAATCCGCAGAAGTCATTCATCTCCTTTTTTTCAAAAACGAGAGGTACGAGCGCAGGCCTCAAAGGAGTCACATTTAAGCCAAACTGCCTTGCAATGCCATAGCCTCTTTCAGTCGCTCCGAGTTTGGGGTAGGATAACCCGCCGGCGGCAACGACCAGCGACTGCGATTCTACCGCACCATGGTTTGCCGCAATAATAAAACGGTTTTTTTTCTTTATGGATTCAATGCGGCAGCCCGGCTGAATCTCAACCCCTGCCTGTGAACACTCCTTATACAGTAAATCAATGATCTCCCCTGAACTCCGCTTGCAAAAAAGCTGTCCGTCCTCTTTCTCATAATATCCAACACCGTGCTTTTCTATCATGCCGATAAAATCATAGGGCGTAAAACGCGCCAGCGCAGATTTGCAAAAGCTTGGATTCCTGGAGATATAATTATTGCTTGAGGCATTAAGATTGGTGAAATTGCATCGTCCGCCTCCTGAGACGCGCACCTTGTTCGCAATTTTCTCCATGTGTTCAAGCACCAGCACCGACCTCCTGCGCCGGCCCGCTGTAAGCGCGCACATAAGGCCTGCCGCGCCGGCGCCGATAATGACGACATCTTTTTTCATATTCTGTCCGGTATTATACCAATACAAACTGTCAAAAAAATGCCTGCACAAAAATAATATATAATAAATAAATATGCTTTCAATCGGGCGTCTGACATTTGCATCTCCTTTGGTCCTGGCCCCTATGGCAGGGATAACCGACCTGCCGTTCCGCCTGATTAACAGGCAGTTTGGCTGCGGGCTCGCATTCACAGAGATGATAAGCGCCTCAGCGCTGAGTCATAAAAACAAAAATACGCTGAGAATGCTTTCCGCAACCCCTGATGACAGGCCCTTAGGCGTACAGATACTCGGAGACAACCCTGAAATCATTAAAGGCGCGCTGGATATTATATCGGGATATAACTTTGACCTGATAGATTTGAATGCCGCATGTCCTGTAGACAAAGTAGCATCAGGCGGAAAAGGGGCCGGACTGCTAAGGGAGCCTGTGAAACTGCAAAAGCTCCTGAGAGAAATCATCAGGCATACAGTCCTGCCTGTTACAGTAAAGATACGCTCCGGATGGGATGAAACATCAGTCAATGCGGTTGAAATAGCGCTTCGTGCTCAGGATGCCGGCGTTAGCGGGCTTTTTATTCACGGCAGGACCAAGACGCAGGGTTACAGCGGAACAGTTGATTACAACATTATAAGGAAAGTAAAAGAGTCCCTGAAAATACCCGTGGTTGCAAGCGGGGACGGGCTGACTCCGGCGCTTGTCGGAAAATTATTCAATGAGACAGGGTGTGACGGGGTTGCCGTTGCAAGGGGGGCGTTAGGCAATCCATGGATATTCAGTGAGACGGCGGAGTACCTGAAAAGCGGAGAGGCGCCTCCCTGCCCTGATATTCATGAAATAGCGCAAATCATGAAAAAGCATCTTGCCTTAAATACTGCATTCCACGGGGAGAAGACAGGCATATTGCTTTTCAGGAAATTATTTGCATGGTATGTAAGGGGGATGTCAGTAAAACAATTAAGAAGCAGGGCCTTCCGGTCCTGCAGTTATGATGATATGCTTAGATTAATATGTGAATTACAGCTTTTGCAGGACAAATGTCATGTGCCGGCTCCGCTCTGATTTGGCGCTCTTGCCTTTATGCTCTCTCGCTCATTGAACTTTTGAGCTTTTTTAAAGTACACTGGACTAAGGCCGGCAGATAGATGGATTATTTTATTTCAACAGTCACTGATCAGGAGATCAGCAGAGAAAAGCAGAAGGCGCGGGACCTCAGGAAAACTCAGTGGTGGAAGCGGAAATGCTCCAGTGGAAAGTGTCATTATTGCGGCAGTGAAGCGCCGCCCCGTGAGTTGACTATGGACCATATCGTGCCTATAATACGGGGGGGAAAATCAACAAAGAATAACGTGGTCACTGCTTGTAAGGAGTGCAACAACAAGAAAAAACACTCCATCCCTGTTGAATGGGATGAATACCTGCAGCGGCTGAAGAAGGCAGAGATTGATTAAAGGATTCATCGCTGTTGATTTTCAAGGCAATTGCGATATAATTACAAATCTGAGCTGTTAGGAGGGCTCCAATTATGTTAAAAGTCAAAGACGTTTTAAAGAAAAAGGGCCGCAATATCTGGTCCATCAGCCTTAATGAAACGGTATACAGGGCGCTTGAACTAATGGCTGAAAAGGACATAGGCGCCCTTATTGTTATTGAGAGCGGACAGATAGCCGGCATATTTACCGAACGGGATTACGCGCGGAAGGTAATTCTGAAAGGAAAGGCTTCAAAAGAAACACTTGTTAAGGAATTAATGACAAAAAAAGATGCGATGTATTCTATAACCTCAGATAAATCCGTAGAGGAATGTCTTGCGCTGTTTGCAGCCGCGCACTGCCGCCATATGCCAGTGTATGAGGATAATGTACTGATAGGTCTTGTGACTATAGGCGATATGGCCAATACGATTATTGACGAACAGAAAATAACCATAAGCAATCTTCAAAACTATATTACAGGCAGCGGATAATATATTGCCATGCGAATAAACCGGCCTATTAACTTCTAAAGGTAAAATATACTGCCCTTAATTTGTTAAACTTTTATCATGCCTATAATTAAAGTTGAACATCTTTCAAAGCAATTCGGCAATCTGACCGCTGTAGATAATATCTCTTTTGAAGTGGCTGAAGGTACGATCTTTGGTTTTCTAGGACCTAACGGCGCAGGAAAGACAACCACCATCAATATACTCTGCACCCTGCTTGCGCCGACATCGGGAAAGACATATATCGCAGGCTATGACTGTCTGAAAGAACCGTCAGAGGTAAGAAAAAATATCGGAATTGTCTTTCAGGACACCACGCTTGACAAGGATTTGACCGCATATGAAAACCTTATGTTTCATGCCTGCCTTTATGATGTAAAGAGGAGCGCAATAAAAGAGCGCATTAATGATGCGCTGAATTTTGTCGGTTTATTTGAAAGAAAAGACGACCTTGTAAAAAAATATTCCGGCGGCATGAAAAGAAGGCTTGAGGTTGCGCGGGGAATGATTCACAGGCCCAAGGTCTTATTCCTTGATGAGCCGACTCTCGGTCTGGACCCGCAGACCAGGGCGCATCTGTGGGAATTCATCGTTGAGCTTCCCCAAAAACATAACGTGACCGTTTTCATGACCACGCATTACATGGACGAGGCTGAGGTCTGCAATAATATAGCCATAA is a window of Nitrospirota bacterium DNA encoding:
- the maf gene encoding septum formation protein Maf, with the translated sequence MKKIILASTSPRRKEMLKMIGLKFKVDANGHEEKRRHGLSPRTLARLLSREKAKSAAVRHKNALIIAADTFIVFKGKLFGKPHKKEEALRMLLTLNGKAHTVITGFTIIDTAGGKIISRSAKTKVWFKKLTADEIKSYVKSGEPLDKAGGYAVQGRGAFLIKKIEGDFLNVVGLPLRMLIKSLREFGVCTLNSYGII
- a CDS encoding NAD(P)/FAD-dependent oxidoreductase translates to MKKDVVIIGAGAAGLMCALTAGRRRRSVLVLEHMEKIANKVRVSGGGRCNFTNLNASSNNYISRNPSFCKSALARFTPYDFIGMIEKHGVGYYEKEDGQLFCKRSSGEIIDLLYKECSQAGVEIQPGCRIESIKKKNRFIIAANHGAVESQSLVVAAGGLSYPKLGATERGYGIARQFGLNVTPLRPALVPLVFEKKEMNDFCGLSGVSLNTIVSCGKVSFDGNILFTHRGLSGPAILQISLYWEAGMPITINLMPGTDVHALFTAKRQSRMKIENLLSEYLPMSFAKKWCELFIRSKPVNQYSEKELREIAYKLQNWQIIPHGTEGYEKAEVTLGGVDTDELSSRTMEAKKAPGLYFIGEVVDVTGQLGGFNLQWAWSSGYAAGQYA
- the dusB gene encoding tRNA dihydrouridine synthase DusB; protein product: MLSIGRLTFASPLVLAPMAGITDLPFRLINRQFGCGLAFTEMISASALSHKNKNTLRMLSATPDDRPLGVQILGDNPEIIKGALDIISGYNFDLIDLNAACPVDKVASGGKGAGLLREPVKLQKLLREIIRHTVLPVTVKIRSGWDETSVNAVEIALRAQDAGVSGLFIHGRTKTQGYSGTVDYNIIRKVKESLKIPVVASGDGLTPALVGKLFNETGCDGVAVARGALGNPWIFSETAEYLKSGEAPPCPDIHEIAQIMKKHLALNTAFHGEKTGILLFRKLFAWYVRGMSVKQLRSRAFRSCSYDDMLRLICELQLLQDKCHVPAPL
- a CDS encoding HNH endonuclease is translated as MDYFISTVTDQEISREKQKARDLRKTQWWKRKCSSGKCHYCGSEAPPRELTMDHIVPIIRGGKSTKNNVVTACKECNNKKKHSIPVEWDEYLQRLKKAEID
- a CDS encoding CBS domain-containing protein produces the protein MLKVKDVLKKKGRNIWSISLNETVYRALELMAEKDIGALIVIESGQIAGIFTERDYARKVILKGKASKETLVKELMTKKDAMYSITSDKSVEECLALFAAAHCRHMPVYEDNVLIGLVTIGDMANTIIDEQKITISNLQNYITGSG
- a CDS encoding ATP-binding cassette domain-containing protein, which codes for MPIIKVEHLSKQFGNLTAVDNISFEVAEGTIFGFLGPNGAGKTTTINILCTLLAPTSGKTYIAGYDCLKEPSEVRKNIGIVFQDTTLDKDLTAYENLMFHACLYDVKRSAIKERINDALNFVGLFERKDDLVKKYSGGMKRRLEVARGMIHRPKVLFLDEPTLGLDPQTRAHLWEFIVELPQKHNVTVFMTTHYMDEAEVCNNIAIIDNGKIIAAGTPEELKKTVGGDVIYIRTSDNAKVKTEIEKLFSMEVSEKDNELFLTALRGDACIPEIIKAVGEKVLSVRLQRPALNDVFLKITGRQIREQNGSPEDTIKEAVRSYRRRHDRG